Proteins co-encoded in one Bacillus paramycoides genomic window:
- the dagF gene encoding 2-dehydro-3-deoxy-phosphogluconate aldolase, translated as MTNIQKRFYKGRVALNVLANNIENAKDIFEAAEGYVVVGVLSKDYPTVEEAVTAMKAYGKEIDDAVSIGLGAGDNRQAAVVAEIAKHYPGSHINQVFPSVGATRANLGGKDSWINSLVSPTGKVGYVNISTGPISAAGEEKAIVPIKTAIALVRDMGGNSLKYFPMKGLAHEEEYRAVAKACAEEGFALEPTGGIDKENFETILRIALEANVEQVIPHVYSSIIDKETGNTKTEDVRELLAVVKKLVDQYA; from the coding sequence ATGACAAACATTCAAAAACGTTTTTATAAAGGCCGCGTAGCATTAAATGTATTAGCAAACAATATAGAAAATGCAAAAGATATTTTTGAAGCAGCAGAAGGTTATGTAGTAGTAGGTGTGTTATCAAAAGACTACCCAACAGTAGAAGAAGCAGTGACAGCGATGAAAGCATACGGAAAAGAAATTGATGACGCTGTATCAATTGGACTAGGCGCAGGAGATAATCGCCAAGCAGCAGTTGTAGCTGAAATTGCGAAGCATTATCCTGGTAGCCATATTAACCAAGTGTTCCCTTCAGTTGGAGCGACACGTGCAAATCTTGGTGGGAAAGATAGCTGGATTAATAGTTTAGTATCACCAACAGGAAAAGTAGGGTACGTAAATATTTCTACTGGTCCAATTAGTGCAGCTGGGGAAGAAAAAGCAATCGTTCCAATTAAAACAGCCATCGCACTTGTACGTGATATGGGCGGAAATTCATTGAAGTACTTCCCAATGAAAGGGCTAGCTCACGAAGAAGAATATCGTGCAGTCGCGAAAGCTTGTGCGGAAGAAGGATTCGCATTAGAGCCAACAGGCGGAATTGATAAAGAAAACTTTGAAACAATTTTACGTATTGCGCTTGAAGCAAATGTAGAGCAAGTTATTCCGCACGTGTACTCTTCTATTATTGATAAAGAAACTGGCAATACGAAAACAGAAGATGTTCGCGAATTATTAGCAGTCGTGAAGAAGTTAGTTGATCAATATGCGTAA
- a CDS encoding DgaE family pyridoxal phosphate-dependent ammonia lyase, protein MGHSLNAKYGLKRVINASGRMSILGVSAPTDTVMDVMKHGGQNYVEIADLVDKAGDHIARILDSEAAVVVNSASSGIALSIAGIVTEGNRRKSERLHQEVIAKNEVIMLKGHNVQYGAPVETMIYLGGGKLVEVGYANEGKTEHIEDAIGENTAAILYVKSHHAVQKNMISVEEAWEVAQRNNVPLIVDAAAEEEIQKYVKYSDLAIYSGSKAIEGPTSGIVGGKRKYIEWLKVQLHCIGRSMKVGKETTFGLLQALDEYGVKEDKSEQEKELLQVLMPLKELNGVNVMIVQDEAGRAIFRARIHINENELNKSAKDVVTALREGEIAIYTRDYGVRQGFFDIDPRPLQGDDIHVIEEKLREIVGGN, encoded by the coding sequence ATGGGTCATTCATTGAATGCTAAGTACGGATTAAAAAGAGTAATTAATGCGAGCGGTAGAATGAGTATTTTAGGTGTATCCGCTCCGACAGATACAGTTATGGATGTAATGAAGCATGGTGGACAAAATTATGTGGAAATTGCTGATTTAGTAGATAAAGCAGGAGACCATATTGCGAGAATTCTAGATTCAGAGGCAGCGGTCGTTGTGAACTCAGCATCGAGCGGAATTGCGCTTTCTATCGCTGGTATCGTTACAGAAGGAAATCGTCGTAAAAGTGAAAGACTTCATCAAGAGGTCATCGCGAAAAACGAAGTGATTATGTTAAAAGGTCATAACGTTCAATACGGTGCTCCAGTTGAAACGATGATTTATTTAGGCGGAGGTAAGCTCGTTGAAGTTGGCTATGCAAATGAAGGGAAAACAGAACATATTGAAGATGCGATTGGTGAAAATACAGCGGCGATTCTTTATGTGAAATCCCATCATGCCGTGCAAAAAAATATGATTTCTGTTGAAGAAGCATGGGAAGTAGCGCAGCGAAATAACGTACCACTGATCGTAGATGCGGCAGCTGAAGAAGAAATTCAAAAATATGTGAAGTATTCAGACCTTGCCATTTATAGCGGTTCAAAGGCGATTGAAGGACCTACTTCTGGTATTGTTGGCGGTAAACGAAAATATATTGAGTGGCTGAAAGTGCAATTACATTGCATCGGAAGAAGTATGAAAGTTGGGAAAGAAACAACATTTGGCTTACTTCAAGCGCTTGATGAGTACGGAGTAAAAGAAGATAAGAGTGAGCAAGAAAAAGAGTTGTTACAAGTACTTATGCCGCTAAAAGAATTAAACGGTGTAAATGTAATGATCGTGCAAGATGAAGCGGGAAGAGCAATCTTTAGAGCTCGTATTCATATTAACGAGAATGAATTAAATAAATCAGCAAAAGATGTTGTGACTGCATTACGCGAAGGGGAAATCGCAATTTACACACGTGATTACGGAGTAAGACAAGGATTCTTTGATATCGATCCACGTCCACTTCAAGGTGATGATATACATGTGATTGAAGAAAAATTGAGAGAAATTGTAGGGGGAAACTAA
- a CDS encoding amidohydrolase/deacetylase family metallohydrolase, with protein sequence MTERFVLRNVKRVNGEEIDIVIENNKIAQVTKAGAGEGGKVLDYSGTYVSSGWIDLHVHAFPEFDPYGDEVDEIGIKQGVTTIVDAGSCGADHIADLVKSREQAKTNLFAFLNISRIGLKRIDELSNMEWIDKEKVIEAVEKYKDVIVGLKARMSKSVVCDSGIEPLHVARSLSRETSLPIMVHIGSAPPRIEEVVPLLEKDDVITHYLNGKENNLFNEEGKPLPVLLDAVKRGVHLDVGHGNASFSFKVAEAAKLHDIAFNTISTDIYRKNRIHGPVYSMAHVLSKFLYLGYPLEEVIDAVTKHAAEWLKKPELGRIQEGDIANLTLFTVKDEPITLIDSEGDQRVAERRIDTKGVVINGSFIEC encoded by the coding sequence ATGACAGAACGATTCGTACTACGTAATGTGAAACGTGTGAACGGGGAAGAGATTGACATTGTAATTGAAAATAATAAAATCGCACAGGTGACGAAAGCTGGTGCTGGCGAGGGTGGAAAGGTTCTTGATTACTCGGGTACTTACGTATCGAGTGGTTGGATTGATTTGCACGTTCATGCTTTTCCAGAGTTTGATCCGTATGGCGATGAGGTGGATGAAATTGGCATTAAGCAAGGGGTAACGACAATTGTTGATGCGGGCAGCTGCGGAGCTGATCACATTGCAGATTTAGTAAAAAGTAGAGAGCAGGCAAAAACGAATTTATTTGCCTTTTTAAATATTTCTCGCATCGGTTTGAAACGAATTGATGAACTATCCAATATGGAATGGATTGATAAAGAGAAAGTGATAGAAGCAGTAGAAAAGTATAAAGATGTAATTGTTGGGTTAAAGGCGAGAATGAGTAAAAGTGTCGTTTGTGATAGTGGAATTGAGCCGCTTCATGTTGCACGCTCGTTATCTCGTGAAACATCATTGCCGATTATGGTACATATCGGTTCAGCACCTCCTCGCATTGAGGAAGTTGTACCTCTTTTAGAAAAAGATGATGTGATTACACATTACTTAAACGGGAAAGAAAATAATTTATTTAATGAAGAAGGCAAACCGCTACCTGTATTACTAGATGCAGTGAAGCGCGGTGTTCATTTAGATGTTGGTCATGGCAATGCTAGTTTTTCTTTTAAAGTAGCAGAAGCGGCGAAGCTTCACGATATTGCTTTTAATACAATTAGTACAGATATTTACCGAAAGAATCGTATACACGGTCCCGTGTATAGTATGGCTCACGTTCTTTCGAAATTCCTTTACTTAGGATATCCGCTAGAAGAGGTAATTGATGCGGTAACGAAACATGCGGCAGAGTGGCTGAAAAAACCAGAGCTTGGCCGTATTCAAGAAGGCGATATTGCAAACTTAACTTTATTTACGGTGAAAGATGAACCGATTACGTTAATTGATTCAGAAGGAGATCAGCGCGTTGCTGAAAGAAGAATTGATACGAAAGGGGTTGTAATCAATGGGTCATTCATTGAATGCTAA
- a CDS encoding M15 family metallopeptidase, with protein sequence MKKWVFISLFIACTICVGLYISPLFQKEIDVKIGEENSAIKNANMEKVEITKEEIYKGDLLLVNKDYPVKKDSIRSDIINVNHNSELVRGYVIFDRNLRLSKDVVKKFLDVVDAAGKDGVQHFLMNSGYRDFKEQSKLYKDMGSDYALPAGYSEHNLGLSLDVGSTQKKMEKAPEGKWIEENVWKHGFVLRYPKNKSNITGIQYEPWHIRYVGLPHSAIMQKKKMTLEEYLDFLKEKKEITTDVEGKKYTVSYYKVSGNRKVNVPVNKQYEISGNNMDGVIVTVQE encoded by the coding sequence ATGAAAAAGTGGGTATTTATTTCTCTTTTTATCGCATGCACAATCTGTGTAGGCTTATATATATCACCGTTATTTCAAAAAGAAATTGATGTGAAAATCGGCGAGGAAAATAGTGCAATAAAGAATGCAAATATGGAAAAGGTAGAGATTACAAAAGAAGAAATTTATAAAGGGGATCTATTATTAGTTAACAAAGATTACCCAGTAAAAAAAGATAGCATTAGGTCTGATATTATAAATGTAAATCATAATAGTGAGTTAGTGAGAGGTTACGTAATATTTGATAGAAATCTTCGTTTATCAAAGGATGTTGTAAAAAAGTTTTTGGACGTTGTCGATGCGGCTGGAAAAGATGGCGTACAACATTTCTTAATGAATAGCGGGTATAGAGATTTTAAAGAACAAAGTAAATTATATAAAGACATGGGATCTGATTATGCACTCCCAGCAGGATATAGTGAACATAATTTAGGGTTATCACTGGACGTTGGATCAACGCAAAAGAAAATGGAAAAAGCGCCTGAAGGAAAATGGATTGAAGAGAACGTATGGAAGCACGGATTTGTTTTACGTTATCCGAAAAATAAAAGTAATATTACAGGCATTCAATATGAGCCGTGGCACATTCGTTATGTCGGCTTACCTCATAGTGCGATTATGCAAAAAAAGAAAATGACATTAGAGGAATACTTAGACTTCTTGAAAGAGAAAAAAGAAATCACAACGGATGTGGAAGGTAAGAAATATACGGTTTCTTATTATAAAGTGTCCGGGAACAGGAAAGTGAATGTTCCGGTGAATAAGCAGTATGAAATTTCGGGGAATAATATGGATGGAGTTATTGTGACGGTTCAGGAATAG
- a CDS encoding HAMP domain-containing sensor histidine kinase, with product MDNMMKSFRFKMIALFALSMVLAATVTYIIYKGLQLYYKTMVRYEQPLAQFRSIVREFGDINFFLIFFIPLSIIFFFFLTKPYLKYFSEISNGIHHLANGNFTNRVQVSSNDEFGEIAREINVASEKLKEAVERGDFAESSKDQLVVNLAHDLRTPLTSVLGYLDLILKDENLTKEQIKHFSTIAFTKSERLESLIDELFEITRMNYGMLQLNKKPIDISELLIQLDEELYPLLEKHHLEARLNIDPHLPINGDGKLLARVFENLLTNAVRYGYDGQFVDLNGYIDNGEVVIQVMNYGDSIPEEDLPYLFDMFYTGDKARSENRGGTGLGLFIAKNIVEQHNGTISAESNVVRTIFEVRLPKDENLTI from the coding sequence ATGGATAACATGATGAAAAGCTTTCGATTTAAAATGATTGCCTTATTTGCGTTAAGTATGGTGCTCGCTGCAACTGTAACTTATATAATTTATAAAGGATTGCAGTTGTATTATAAAACGATGGTTCGCTATGAACAGCCTTTAGCACAATTTAGGTCAATCGTAAGGGAATTTGGAGACATTAACTTCTTTTTAATTTTCTTTATCCCGTTATCTATTATCTTTTTCTTCTTTTTGACAAAACCGTATTTAAAGTATTTTAGTGAGATTTCTAACGGGATTCACCATCTTGCGAACGGTAACTTTACGAATAGAGTTCAAGTTTCATCAAATGATGAGTTTGGAGAAATCGCGCGTGAAATAAATGTTGCGAGTGAAAAGTTAAAAGAGGCGGTGGAAAGAGGGGACTTTGCTGAAAGTAGTAAAGACCAGCTTGTTGTGAATTTAGCTCATGATTTAAGGACACCATTAACATCCGTGTTAGGGTATTTAGATTTAATTCTTAAAGATGAGAATTTAACAAAAGAACAAATTAAACACTTTTCCACGATTGCTTTTACGAAATCCGAGAGGCTTGAAAGCTTAATTGATGAATTATTTGAAATTACACGTATGAACTATGGCATGTTACAACTAAATAAAAAGCCGATTGATATAAGTGAGCTGCTTATACAGCTAGATGAGGAATTATATCCACTATTAGAGAAACATCATTTAGAAGCTAGATTGAATATTGATCCGCATTTACCGATTAACGGTGATGGAAAATTGTTAGCTAGAGTATTTGAAAACTTGTTAACAAATGCCGTTCGATACGGATATGATGGGCAATTTGTTGATTTGAATGGGTATATCGATAATGGAGAAGTTGTCATACAAGTTATGAATTACGGAGATAGCATTCCAGAAGAAGACCTACCGTATCTGTTTGATATGTTTTATACAGGTGATAAAGCGAGGTCAGAGAACCGTGGCGGGACAGGCCTTGGGCTATTTATTGCGAAAAATATTGTTGAACAGCATAACGGTACGATTTCTGCTGAAAGTAATGTAGTTAGAACAATATTTGAAGTGCGATTGCCAAAAGACGAGAATTTAACAATTTAA
- a CDS encoding response regulator transcription factor: MKRISILIADDEAEIADLIEIHLEKEGYHVVKAADGEEAMHIIETQPIDLVVLDIMMPKMDGYEVTRQIRAKHHMPIIFLSAKTSDFDKVTGLVLGADDYMTKPFTPIELVARVNAQLRRFLTLNQPKVAENKSALEVGGVIIDPERRTVNVYGEQIELTPKEFDILYLLASHPKKVYNVENIFQQVWADDYYEGGNTVMVHIRTLRKKLGEDKRKDKLIKTVWGVGYTFNG, from the coding sequence ATGAAGCGCATTTCAATTTTAATAGCGGATGATGAGGCAGAAATTGCTGATTTAATTGAGATACATTTAGAAAAAGAAGGGTACCACGTCGTGAAGGCAGCGGATGGAGAAGAAGCTATGCATATTATTGAAACACAGCCAATCGACTTAGTGGTTTTAGATATTATGATGCCAAAAATGGATGGGTATGAGGTGACGCGCCAAATTCGAGCGAAGCATCATATGCCAATCATTTTCTTGAGTGCGAAAACTTCGGACTTTGATAAGGTGACAGGTCTTGTATTAGGTGCAGATGATTATATGACGAAACCTTTTACGCCGATTGAATTAGTTGCGCGTGTAAATGCACAATTACGCCGATTTCTTACATTAAATCAGCCGAAAGTAGCGGAGAATAAATCTGCTTTAGAGGTAGGCGGAGTTATTATTGATCCTGAGCGAAGAACAGTGAACGTGTACGGAGAGCAAATTGAGTTAACACCGAAAGAGTTTGATATTTTATATTTATTAGCGAGTCATCCGAAGAAAGTGTATAATGTGGAAAATATTTTTCAGCAAGTATGGGCAGATGATTATTATGAAGGTGGAAATACAGTTATGGTACATATTCGTACGTTGCGGAAAAAGCTTGGGGAAGATAAAAGAAAAGATAAGCTAATAAAAACAGTGTGGGGAGTAGGGTATACTTTCAATGGATAA
- the menC gene encoding o-succinylbenzoate synthase, which yields MEIKKATLHITEMPLVIPFAASYGTYEKRESIVIELEDTDGYFGFGEVIAFSEPWYTEETVKTALHVLQDFLLPDLLKVEISHPNEVPGLFQHIKRNRMAKAGIEGAVWDLYAKRQKKSLATLLGGTRTEIEVGVVIGINTIPVMLKQIEKYAEEGYERFKVKIKPEHDYELLKEIRKEFPHIPLMADANSAYTLADTEKLKRLDEFQLMMIEQPLADYDFLDHAQLQKEIETPICLDESIHSLEDARVAITLGSCRIVNIKPGRVGGLTESVQIHNYCMEHNIPVWCGGMVEMGISRAQNVALASLPNFTIPGDISASSRHWERDIIWPEVMLESGKVMVPQSVEAEYEVDRGRLAEITKQRIALER from the coding sequence GTGGAAATAAAAAAAGCGACGCTTCATATAACGGAAATGCCACTCGTAATCCCGTTTGCTGCAAGCTACGGGACGTATGAAAAGCGTGAAAGTATCGTCATTGAATTAGAAGATACGGACGGATACTTTGGATTTGGCGAAGTCATTGCGTTTTCTGAACCGTGGTACACGGAAGAAACAGTGAAGACAGCGCTACATGTACTTCAAGATTTTTTATTACCGGATTTATTAAAGGTGGAGATTTCTCATCCGAATGAAGTACCTGGTTTGTTCCAACATATAAAGAGAAACCGAATGGCAAAGGCCGGAATTGAAGGAGCTGTTTGGGATTTATATGCGAAGCGACAAAAGAAGTCATTAGCGACATTGCTTGGCGGAACTAGGACTGAAATTGAAGTTGGTGTTGTGATTGGTATCAATACAATACCGGTTATGTTAAAACAAATCGAGAAGTATGCAGAAGAAGGATACGAGCGTTTTAAAGTGAAAATAAAACCAGAGCATGACTACGAGTTATTGAAAGAGATTCGTAAAGAGTTTCCGCATATCCCGTTAATGGCTGATGCAAATTCAGCCTATACATTAGCGGATACAGAGAAATTGAAACGATTAGATGAATTTCAATTAATGATGATTGAACAACCACTAGCGGACTACGATTTTCTCGATCATGCACAGTTGCAAAAGGAAATTGAAACGCCCATTTGTTTAGATGAAAGCATCCATAGTTTAGAAGACGCTCGCGTTGCGATTACGCTTGGCAGTTGCCGCATCGTTAATATTAAACCAGGGCGAGTGGGCGGATTAACAGAATCGGTTCAAATCCATAATTATTGCATGGAGCATAATATTCCTGTTTGGTGCGGCGGTATGGTAGAGATGGGGATTTCACGAGCGCAAAATGTTGCGCTTGCTTCACTGCCGAACTTTACGATTCCAGGTGATATATCTGCCTCTAGTAGGCACTGGGAGAGGGATATTATTTGGCCGGAAGTGATGCTTGAGAGCGGGAAAGTGATGGTGCCGCAAAGTGTTGAAGCTGAGTATGAAGTAGACCGCGGAAGGTTGGCGGAGATTACGAAGCAGCGGATTGCTTTGGAGCGGTAA
- a CDS encoding o-succinylbenzoate--CoA ligase, protein METMPNWLKQRAFLTPDRTAIEIEEEKVTFMQLHEKVVSVCEHLTHVGVKRGQKVAVLMKNGMEMITVIHALSYVGAVAVLLNTRLSREELLWQMDDAEVVCLVTDQDFEAKDIPVYSFAEIMNGPKAEASIQEEFSLEEAMTIIYTSGTTGKPKGVILTYGNHWASAVGSSLNLGLRDDDCWLACIPMFHVGGLSLLMKNIMYGMRILLVPKYDANFIHKALQTRGVTIISVVSKMLTDLLERLGEETYPSSLRCMLLGGGPAPKPLLETCVEKGIPVYQTYGMTETSSQICTLSADYMLTKVGSAGKPLFQCQLRIEKDGVVVSPFAEGEIVVKGPNVTGGYFNREDATRETIQNGWLHTGDLGYLDEEGFLYVLDRRSDLIISGGENIYPAQIEEVLLSHPRVAEAGVVGMTDDKWGQVPAAFVVKNGEVTEEEILHFCEEKLAKYKVPKKACFLEEMPRNASKKLLRRELRQLVEEM, encoded by the coding sequence ATGGAGACGATGCCAAATTGGTTAAAGCAACGTGCATTTTTAACACCAGATCGCACTGCAATTGAAATAGAGGAAGAGAAAGTTACTTTTATGCAGCTGCATGAAAAAGTAGTATCTGTTTGTGAACACCTTACGCATGTAGGAGTGAAGCGTGGGCAAAAGGTGGCTGTTCTGATGAAAAATGGTATGGAGATGATTACAGTTATTCACGCCCTATCTTACGTAGGTGCAGTAGCTGTACTTTTAAATACGCGTCTTTCAAGAGAAGAGCTACTTTGGCAAATGGATGATGCTGAAGTTGTTTGTTTAGTGACGGATCAAGATTTTGAGGCTAAAGATATTCCTGTATATTCATTCGCTGAAATAATGAATGGACCGAAGGCGGAAGCCTCTATACAAGAAGAATTTTCTTTAGAAGAAGCGATGACAATTATTTATACGTCGGGGACGACTGGGAAACCGAAAGGCGTTATTTTAACGTACGGCAATCACTGGGCAAGTGCGGTTGGCTCTTCGCTTAACTTAGGGCTTCGTGATGATGATTGTTGGTTAGCGTGTATACCGATGTTCCATGTTGGCGGGTTATCTCTTCTAATGAAAAATATTATGTACGGCATGCGCATTTTACTCGTTCCGAAATATGATGCTAATTTTATTCATAAAGCACTTCAAACGAGAGGCGTAACGATTATTTCTGTCGTTTCTAAAATGTTAACAGATTTATTAGAGAGACTTGGAGAAGAAACATACCCATCTTCTTTACGATGCATGCTACTTGGCGGAGGACCAGCGCCGAAACCGTTGCTTGAAACATGTGTAGAAAAAGGAATTCCTGTGTATCAAACATACGGTATGACAGAAACGTCGTCGCAAATTTGTACGTTATCCGCGGATTACATGTTAACGAAAGTAGGATCAGCCGGGAAACCACTATTTCAGTGCCAACTACGTATTGAAAAAGATGGTGTAGTAGTGTCGCCGTTTGCGGAAGGCGAGATCGTAGTAAAAGGACCAAACGTAACAGGCGGTTATTTTAACCGCGAAGATGCGACGCGCGAAACAATTCAAAACGGATGGCTTCATACTGGTGACCTCGGTTATTTAGACGAAGAAGGATTTTTATACGTATTAGATCGACGCAGTGATTTAATTATTTCTGGCGGAGAGAATATATATCCGGCTCAAATTGAAGAAGTGTTGCTTTCTCATCCGAGGGTTGCGGAAGCAGGTGTGGTCGGGATGACTGACGATAAATGGGGACAAGTACCCGCTGCTTTTGTTGTAAAAAATGGAGAAGTAACAGAAGAAGAAATTCTTCATTTTTGCGAGGAGAAATTAGCGAAATATAAAGTGCCGAAAAAAGCATGTTTCTTAGAGGAAATGCCACGAAACGCTTCGAAAAAATTGTTAAGACGAGAGCTAAGACAATTAGTGGAGGAGATGTAG
- the menB gene encoding 1,4-dihydroxy-2-naphthoyl-CoA synthase, whose amino-acid sequence MAIEWVKEGNYEDIIYSTYNGIAKISINRPEVHNAFRPKTVMELIDAFAQARDDANVGVIILTGEGGRAFCSGGDQKVRGHGGYVGDDQIPRLNVLDLQRLIRAIPKPVIAMVAGYAIGGGHVLHIVCDLTIAADNAVFGQTGPKVGSFDGGYGAGYLARMVGHKKAREIWYLCRQYSAGEALDMGLVNTVVPLEQLEAETVQWAQEILANSPMALRFLKAAFNADTDGLAGIQQLAGDATLLYYTTDEAKEGRDAFKEKRSPDFGQFPRFP is encoded by the coding sequence ATGGCTATTGAATGGGTAAAAGAAGGCAATTACGAAGATATTATTTATTCAACATACAATGGTATCGCAAAGATTTCGATTAACCGCCCTGAAGTACATAACGCATTCCGTCCAAAAACGGTAATGGAGTTAATCGATGCATTTGCACAAGCTCGTGATGATGCAAATGTTGGCGTTATCATTTTAACAGGTGAAGGTGGACGTGCATTCTGTTCTGGCGGCGACCAAAAAGTTCGCGGCCATGGTGGATATGTAGGTGACGACCAAATCCCACGTTTAAATGTATTAGACTTACAACGTCTAATTCGCGCAATTCCTAAACCAGTTATCGCAATGGTAGCAGGTTATGCAATCGGTGGTGGACACGTACTTCATATCGTATGTGACTTAACAATCGCTGCAGACAACGCTGTATTCGGACAAACAGGTCCTAAAGTAGGAAGCTTTGACGGTGGATACGGAGCTGGTTACTTAGCTCGTATGGTAGGCCACAAGAAAGCTCGCGAAATTTGGTACCTATGCCGTCAATACAGTGCTGGGGAAGCGCTTGATATGGGCTTAGTAAACACAGTAGTACCATTAGAACAACTTGAAGCAGAAACAGTACAATGGGCACAAGAAATCTTAGCAAACAGCCCAATGGCACTTCGTTTCCTAAAAGCTGCGTTCAACGCAGACACAGACGGTCTAGCTGGTATTCAACAACTAGCTGGAGATGCAACGTTATTGTACTACACAACTGACGAAGCAAAAGAAGGTCGCGACGCGTTCAAAGAAAAACGCAGTCCGGACTTCGGTCAATTCCCTCGTTTCCCGTGA
- the menH gene encoding 2-succinyl-6-hydroxy-2,4-cyclohexadiene-1-carboxylate synthase — protein MNVTLQGVSYEYEVVGNGEPLLLLHGFTGTMETWRSFIPSWSEQFQVILVDIVGHGKTESPEDVTHYDIRNVALQMKELLDYLHIEKAHILGYSMGGRLAITMACLYPEYVHSLLVENCTAGLESEEDRKERREKDERLADKIEREGIGNFVSMWENIPLFETQKSLEQNVQEAVRKERLANNTKGLANSLRGMGTGAQPSWWDELQNLKMPVLLMNGEHDKKFFRILKNIEKCVSDAKFVKIDGAGHAIHVEQPEKFDTIVKGFLKTMQ, from the coding sequence ATGAACGTAACGCTGCAAGGTGTATCGTATGAATATGAAGTTGTCGGAAACGGGGAACCACTCCTACTTCTTCATGGTTTTACGGGAACTATGGAAACGTGGCGTTCCTTCATTCCTTCTTGGAGCGAGCAGTTTCAAGTCATTTTAGTAGACATTGTTGGGCACGGAAAAACGGAAAGTCCTGAAGATGTGACGCATTACGATATTCGAAATGTAGCATTGCAAATGAAAGAACTACTAGATTATCTTCATATTGAAAAAGCACATATACTTGGCTATTCAATGGGCGGTAGACTGGCGATTACGATGGCGTGTCTATATCCAGAATATGTACATTCTCTTTTAGTAGAAAATTGTACAGCTGGGCTTGAAAGTGAAGAGGATAGAAAAGAACGTCGTGAAAAAGATGAGCGACTTGCCGATAAAATTGAGCGAGAAGGCATCGGAAATTTTGTATCGATGTGGGAAAATATTCCGCTATTTGAAACGCAAAAAAGTTTAGAACAAAACGTACAAGAAGCGGTGCGAAAAGAACGACTTGCTAACAATACAAAAGGACTTGCAAATAGCTTGCGTGGCATGGGAACAGGGGCTCAGCCTTCATGGTGGGACGAGCTGCAAAACTTAAAAATGCCTGTTCTTTTAATGAACGGGGAGCATGATAAAAAGTTCTTTCGCATATTAAAAAACATCGAAAAATGCGTCTCTGACGCGAAATTTGTCAAAATTGATGGTGCTGGCCATGCAATTCATGTGGAACAACCGGAAAAGTTTGATACAATAGTAAAGGGATTTCTAAAAACTATGCAGTGA